The Paenibacillus sp. FSL R7-0345 DNA segment TGACAATAGCATTCTGTTGCTGTTGTCATTTTAATTGAGATTCATTCTCATTGTCAATTTTCGGACACTTCCGGCAATATTCTCCCGACATCCGGTAGTAGAAGCAACAAGTAATCCGCTTGCTTTTGGCAGCCTGAACCCCGTCATGGGATTCGGTGAAACGTGTTAACGGATTACGCCTCATGCCAAACACAGAACCAGGTGCAACATGGGTCAGATAAGTAAAATCTTCGATCATCCGCTGCCTGTCTTGCCCGGTTTCAGCTGTCTCAGATGAATACAGCGGCGCTATGCGCACCATAATATTTTCCCAGAGTACCGCCATGGAGACGGGGCCAACTGCGGCAAGTGTCTGCATAAGCGGCGCAAGGCCTGCAGTGAAAATCTCCCTGACGGCCTCTTCCCGCCATCCTGCCCTGTTCTCCAGTGGTGCAGCCACCGTCCGCAGACCGTCTATAGCAAGGAATGGAAATCGCGTATCCCCTTGTCCGGCGGACCAATCGGGATGATAGAGAAAGCTTTTATTTAAATCGATTGAGACTTTCCGGTTATGAAAGGTCATTGCATTCAGCAGCGGTACAATCCACAGGTAACCGATCCGCTTGGCCAGCATGGAAGCGGCAACCTGCGTATCCGGCGCTCCGATATAATTCTTGAGCCAGCTCACATATTCACGGCAGGCAGCCTCATCACTCAGCTGGCTCAGGGCAATGGTACAGACACTGCTTGCCGTCGGTTCGCCCAGCCATAGCTGATAATCCTCCGTCAATTGTTGCCAGGAGACAGACGACAGATAGCCGTCCATTTTACTGCGCTCCCAGCAGTGCTTCCGCAGCCTGGTCTACAATAATGTTAATGGCAATTGGACCATAATAAGCGATCCAAAGCGTGGCGTTCACGTCGTAGGCACGGTTATTTTTAACGGCATCCATGGATTTCCAGACCGGGCTATTCGCCAGTTCTTCTGCATCTTTGGCAAACAGATCATCCGACAGCAGGAAATAGCGGTCCGCTCCGATATCCGCAACAGTCTCCATGGAAATCTCAACAGAGGTATCCTCTGTGATGGCTGTAACAAATTCAGGTGCGTTTAATCCCAAATCATCATAAAGAATGCTGCCTGTCCGGTGCTCCGGCCCGTGGACACGAATCCCTTCCGGTCTCGGACGGATCAATGCCACCGTTTCGTTGCCCAGCTTCGCCTTCAGCTGCTCGCGCAGACCGGTGAGTTTGTCCTCGTACGCCTGCTGTACGGTTTTCGCCTCCGCTTGTTTTCCTGTTATCTCACCCATGGTAGCCAGCGTAGCCCGCCAATCCTCGTAGAAATCGAGTACGATTGTCGGCGCTATTTTGCTGACGCTCTCATACGCTTCTTCCTGGAAGTCGGTCATCAGGATCAGATCCGGCTTCAGCGCTACGATAGCCTCCAGGTTAGGCTCATCCCTCGTACCCAGAACCTGCACATCCCCAAGCTCGCCCAGATATTCCGGGAACGTCGCGCCTTTTGCTCCAGCTACCACACTTCCCGCCGGCTGCTCGCCAAGCGCAATCAACTGATCGATGAATTTCACGTCGAGTGCGGCAATAACCTTCGGCTTCTCAGTCAGCGTGTATTCGCCTTTGATATGTTTAATCGTAACCGGGTAGGCTGCTGCAGCCTGTGCCTCCGGTGTTGCCGAAGCCTGCGTTTCGGATGCCGGAGACGGCTCGGCCGACGCCGCAGTTGCCTGTGCTGCATTCCCCGTATTTACGTTCCCTCCATTAGAACCGCAAGCTGTAAGTACAAGGACCAGTGCCAGCATCCATACCATTAATAGTGATGATGACTGCCTTTTTGTTGCTCTATTCATGCTGACTCCCCCTTATATGTGATAATGATTTTCATTATCAGATTTATAAGATTGAGTATACTCTACCGTTACACACCGGTTCCATGTACTTTTGCGACATCGCGGCCGGATTATTGCGACATTTTACACTTAAGGAACGGATGAAGTACCTCCTTTTTACTCATAAAAAATCATATGCTCCTTCTCCGCGCGGTAATAATCAAGCCGGTCCTGCAAGCTCCCCGTGTGAAACTCAAACATATGTCCATCCGGATCAAGAAAATAAATGGAATGCTTGTCCCTGACATCCCGTTCCCGCCCGGGCAGAATCTCAACTTGTAAACTTTTCAACTTATTGAGCAATCCCTCATAATCCGCTATATCCATTGTAAAAGCAATATGCGTATACGTCCTATTCTCCCGGTCCCGAACCACATCCTCCTGATTCAAGGCGATCCACAGCCCGTTCAGATCAAAATAAGCCAGCCTCCGGCCTTTAACCAGAATCTTCGCTCCGAATACGTCTGAGTAGAACTTGATGGACCTGTCCAGATCCGATACAGAGAAGCAAAGGTGGTTTATGTTTTGGATGTTCAATTTATACACCTCTCCTCCACCACAATATCCTCACACCGCACAATCAGCTCAGGCATCTCTCTCCCGGAAAAAAGTACATGAAGCTCATACCCATCATTCACACGGTACAGCTCATCATACAGCCAGCTGCTGCCCACGATATGCTCATCCAGCTGTATAATTTCCGGGACAACCAGCGTAATTTGGTTCATATCGGTCATTTCCCCCTCGTTGTCCAGCCGGATGATTACATCCTGCTCGGAGTGAATCTCCATCACCCGGCAATCGTGAAAATGCAACCGTTCCCGGATATAATCCGGAATCTGCTCTGCCTGCTGCGCCTCCCGGTACTGTTTTCCTATAGCGTTCATTTGTATTTTATTTTCTTCACTCAGCCGCTTAAGCTCTTGCATAGTATCCTTTGTGCAATAGCCCAGGGCCAGAACCCTTATGTCAGCAATCTGCTTGATCAGCTCTTCCGGCAGCCGATCAGCCTCATCACTGCAGTACCATTCATGAAGCTCCTTAAACTTTTGCCTGCAGCTCGATAGGTCAAACGGAGGGCGGGCATCGTAGTCCGCAATCCTCTGCTCTATCTCTAATTTTTGTTCGGGCGGCATGTGATAAATGAGAATGTCCTCTTCCGCGATCTCTTCGTTACCAAACAGCTTCCGTGCTGGTACAAGCTTGGCACCCTCCTGTTCCAGCAGGGAACGGGGGTCGTAGTCGTAAGATTCACGCTGCTCTTTTATGTATTGTTTCTCTTTTCTCGCATAGAGCCTTGAATACAGGGACTCATCCCGTGTATACGCTCCGCTATGTACTCTTTTGCCAAAATATAAACCGGTCCGCTGGCACAGCTCATACCATTCTTTCGTTAAATATCTCATTGCTGTTTCTTGTTCACTCCTTCTGCCTTTCTAATTCTCCTATTTAAAAAGAATACACAAAAAAGCCCCCGTCAGCCACCGACAGAAGCTCTATCCACCACTCTATTCAACAGTTCACAGTAAAAATATATACAGACTAAACCTTGAAAAGCACAATAATCTCCGTAAGCAGCACAAGACCGGCAGCAGATACACCAAACGAGTTAATCAGCGTCAGCGCCTCCGGATAGCTCTCTTTACGGAATTGAGAACACAGCGAAACCGTCCACAGCACCGTGAAAAAAAGCCCCACCGACCCGCAGCCCTGCTCCGCCAGAGCACGTCTTCTGCGCTTAAAGAATGAACCCAGCCCCGCAAAAGTGAACAGCATATAAATGACAAGCTCAGCGGTTGAAATAGCAATGATCTCCCCGGCCGAAAAAAGATGCATCAAAACGTACTGAATGCATAGCCCCATAAATACAAACAGGTTAAAGGAAACTTTGTTTAAACTCAAGTCCTATTCCTCCATTTGCGTATTGATGTACAGCATTATTTTAGATAACGCTTACATTATAATTGCAAACGGTTTCCTTTTCTGTGATTTATGATTCTCTATGCCTAATATTAATCAGCAGCTACCAAGCAGTCATCTTTGTTCTGAAGTCATTTTCGTCGGTCGTGTATTGTACATTGGTATAGCCATGTGATTGTGCATTCAAATACAGCTCCGTCAGTTTCTCCTGATCCTTGCAGTAAATCGCAACATGCACGCAATCAACTATGATCAGTACGAATTGACAGTCACTTTTTACGTATTCTTCATACGTCTGA contains these protein-coding regions:
- a CDS encoding (2Fe-2S)-binding protein, which codes for MDGYLSSVSWQQLTEDYQLWLGEPTASSVCTIALSQLSDEAACREYVSWLKNYIGAPDTQVAASMLAKRIGYLWIVPLLNAMTFHNRKVSIDLNKSFLYHPDWSAGQGDTRFPFLAIDGLRTVAAPLENRAGWREEAVREIFTAGLAPLMQTLAAVGPVSMAVLWENIMVRIAPLYSSETAETGQDRQRMIEDFTYLTHVAPGSVFGMRRNPLTRFTESHDGVQAAKSKRITCCFYYRMSGEYCRKCPKIDNENESQLK
- a CDS encoding iron-siderophore ABC transporter substrate-binding protein, encoding MNRATKRQSSSLLMVWMLALVLVLTACGSNGGNVNTGNAAQATAASAEPSPASETQASATPEAQAAAAYPVTIKHIKGEYTLTEKPKVIAALDVKFIDQLIALGEQPAGSVVAGAKGATFPEYLGELGDVQVLGTRDEPNLEAIVALKPDLILMTDFQEEAYESVSKIAPTIVLDFYEDWRATLATMGEITGKQAEAKTVQQAYEDKLTGLREQLKAKLGNETVALIRPRPEGIRVHGPEHRTGSILYDDLGLNAPEFVTAITEDTSVEISMETVADIGADRYFLLSDDLFAKDAEELANSPVWKSMDAVKNNRAYDVNATLWIAYYGPIAINIIVDQAAEALLGAQ
- the fosB gene encoding metallothiol transferase FosB, giving the protein MNIQNINHLCFSVSDLDRSIKFYSDVFGAKILVKGRRLAYFDLNGLWIALNQEDVVRDRENRTYTHIAFTMDIADYEGLLNKLKSLQVEILPGRERDVRDKHSIYFLDPDGHMFEFHTGSLQDRLDYYRAEKEHMIFYE
- a CDS encoding DUF4085 family protein encodes the protein MRYLTKEWYELCQRTGLYFGKRVHSGAYTRDESLYSRLYARKEKQYIKEQRESYDYDPRSLLEQEGAKLVPARKLFGNEEIAEEDILIYHMPPEQKLEIEQRIADYDARPPFDLSSCRQKFKELHEWYCSDEADRLPEELIKQIADIRVLALGYCTKDTMQELKRLSEENKIQMNAIGKQYREAQQAEQIPDYIRERLHFHDCRVMEIHSEQDVIIRLDNEGEMTDMNQITLVVPEIIQLDEHIVGSSWLYDELYRVNDGYELHVLFSGREMPELIVRCEDIVVEERCIN